atgcaagccgtaccctctataatacccaccacctggtaccccaacctcccacccaccccccgccacttcaaacccctcagcctgtttttcagagtccatagtctctcatggttcatctcccctccaatttacccaaattccctactcctctctaacgccccttttcctccatgctatttgttatgctccacaaataagtgaaaccatatgataattgactctctctgcttgacttatttcactcagcataatctcttccagtcccgtccatgttgctacaaaagttgggtattcatcctttctgatggaggcataatactccattttttatatgattgtctgttttgtgcatgttgaatttgaggagttctttatagatcctggatatcaaccttttgtctgtactgtcagaACATTCATTTTAATAGATTAGAAAACACATTCTTGCCAAATGTACATAGAATGAACATTCTCTAGAACAAATCACATATTGGGccacaagtctcaacaaattcaaaaaaatcaaagtcttaccatacatttttttctcaatacaacagtatgaaactagaaatcaacaacaagaaaaactgTAGAGCACAAATGCGAGGAGGctaaataacatgttactaaacaatcAGTGGGCAAACTAGGAAATCAATGAAGAAATccaaatgtatatggaaccaaatgaaaattaaaacacaatggcCCAAATTGCTGGGCTGCTGCAAAAGCAATTCAAAGACAtaagtatatagtaatacaggccaacctcaagaagcaaaaaaaatctcaaagaaacaaCCTCACCTCACACCTAaagtataggaaaaaaacaacaaacaaaaccccaaaccaggagaagaaagaaaataataaaaagttagagcagaaataaatgatgtagaaactaaaacaacatcaaaaacaaacacaaaacaaacaaacaaaaagcaatagaacagattgttgaaaccagaagctggctctttgaaagcaTCAACAAAATTTATAAACCTCTAGCtagattcatcaagaaaaaaaaagagagagagaaagactcacaTAAGCAAAATCGccaatgagagaggagaaataaccaacaccacagatatacaaacaattgtaagcaaatattgtgaaaaattatatgttaCCAATTGATGATATAGAAAAactggataaattcccagaagcatataaaataccaaaatggaagctggaagaaataaaaaatttgaacagaccaattactagcaaggaaattgaatcagtaatcaaaacactccccccaaaaaaacaaaagtccaagaccagacagcctcacaggcaaattctatcaaacatttaaagagataatacctactcttctcaaactattttaagaaatggaagaggaaggaaaacttccaaattcattttatgaggccagcattaccctaacaCCAAAACCAGATATAGAcaccacaaagagaaaaaacataaCTACatctgataaacatagatgcaaaaatactaagcaaaatactagcaaactcaGTTCACATCACATATGCCTTCCttgccctgggtgttatacataactaaggaatcactgaacactacatcaagaactaatgatgtacatACAACTGGTATTACTGGTATACTACAACtggaaaatgaattcagtaaagtctcaggatacaaaatcaatgtacagggcgcctgggtggctcagtgggttaagccgctgcctttggctcaggtcatgatctcagggtcctgggatcgagtcccgcatcgggctctctgctcggcagggagccagcttcctcctctctgcctgcctctctgcctacttgtgatccctccctctgtcaaatgaataaataaaatctttaaaaaaaaatcaatgtacagaaatctgttgcatgtctatatactaataatgaagcaacagaaatagaaattaagaaaaccatccacttacaatttcaccaaaaataGTAAAGTATGTAGGATTAAACTTaagcaaggaagtgaaagacctgcactctaaaaactataaatcactgatgaaagaaactgaagaaggctcaacaaaatggaaagacattcctggCTCATggattatagtttttaaaaaaaactatattaactaaagcaatctacatacttaatacaatctttatcaaaatatcaGTAGCATTCTTTACAGAATTAGAACAATTCTaagaatttgtatggaaccacaaaagaccctgaatagttgaagaaatcttttttttctttttttccaatttatttattttcagaaaaacattattcattattttttcaccacacccagtgctccatgcaagccatgccctctataatacccaacacctggtaccccaacctcccaccgccccccgccacttcaaacccctcagattgtttttcagagtccatagtctctcatggttcacctccccttccaatttacccaaagaaatcttgaaaaagaaaagcaaagcaagtggcatcacaattcaggGTTTtgaattatattacaaagctgtagtgatcgaaacagtatgatactggcacaaaaataaacacatagatcaatagaacagaatagaaaaccctgaaataaacccataattatatggtcaattaatctttaacaaagcaggaaataacatccaataggaaaaagacaggctcttcaacaaatggtgtttttaaaatcgggcagtcacatgcagaaaaatgaaactagaccactttcttgcaccacacacaaaattaaattcaaaatggattaaagacctaaatggagTCAGgtaaccataaaagtcctagaaaatgtctatactgccaagagcaatctatactttcaatgccattctaatcaaaattccaccagcatttttcaaagagctggagcaaacaatcctaaaatttgtgtggagtcagaagagaccccgaattgctacagaaatgttaaaaaaagaaaaacaaaactaggggcatTACATTGCCTGATttgaagctttactacaaagctgtgatcaccaagcagcatggtaccggcacaaaaacagacacaaagaccagtagaacagagtagagagctcagatatagacctgcaactctatggtcaaataatctttgaagaCCAggataaaaatatacagtggaaaaaagacagtttcttcaataaatggtgctgggaaaattaaacagctatgtgtagaagaatgtaACTTGAccctctcttacaccatacacaaagataaacttgaaacagataaaagacctcaacatgattcaggaatccatcagaatcatagaggagaacataggcagtaacctcttagatatcagccacagcaaattctttcaagataagtctctgaaggcaaaggaaacaaaagtaagaaTGAattcttgggacttcatcaagaccaaaacgtttttcacagcaaaggaaacagtcaacaaaacaaagaggcaacccacagagtgggagaagatactcgcaaatgacagtacagacaaaaggctgatatccaggatctagaaagaactcctcaaacccaacacacacataacagataatcatgtaaaaaaaatgggcagaagatatgaacagacaattctccaatggagacacaaatggctaacagacatatgaaaaaatgttcatcaccactagccaacaggaagattcaaattaaaaccacattgaaataccaccttacaccagttagaatggccaaaattagcaagacaggaaacaacatgtgttggaggggatgtggagaaaggggaaccctcttccactgttggtgggaatgcaagttggtgcagccactttggagaacagtgtggagattcctcaagaaattaaaaatagaacttccctatgaccctgcaattgcactcctgggtatttaccccaaagatacagatgtcatgaaaagaagggccatctgtacccccaatgttatagcagcaatggctacagtcgccaaactgtggaaagaaccaggatgcccttcaatggacgaatggataaggaagatgtggtccatatacactatggagtattatgcctccatcagaaaggatgaataccccacttttgtagcaacatggatgggactggaagagattatgctgagtgaaataagtcaagcagagaaagtcaattatcatatgtgaTATCATATCTCCacacttatgtgtggagcataacaaatagcatggaggacaaggggagttagagaggagaagggagttgggggaaactggaaggggaggtgaaccatgagagactatggactctgaaaaacaatctgaggggttttaagtggcagggattgggaggttggggtaccaggtggtgggtattatagagggcatggattgcatggagcactgggtgtggtgcaaaaataatgaatactgctacactgaaaaaattttaaaaaattaataaaataaaatataagctctATTTTatgaatcataaaaaaagaaagaaatgggcagaagaaatgaatagatatttctccataAAAATGtatagatggctaacagacatataaaaacatgctcaacatcagtcataatcaaaaccacaatgagatattacctcacactggtcagaatcaCTAAATTTAATAAATCAGGAACAACAGATGTTAGTGAGGATACAGTAAAAGggaagccctcttacactgttggtgggaatgcaaactggtacagtcaatatagaaaacaatatggaggtcctcaaaaaggtaaaaatagagctaccctatgatccagtaatgaCACActatttttcctaaaaaaatataaaaacactaattcaaggaATACATatatcctgatgtttatagcagcattatctacaatagccaaaaaagaaaaaacttaattgtccatcaacagatgaatggataaagaatatgtagcatatatttacaatggaatattgctcagccttcaaaaagaatgaaatcatgccacttgcaatgacatggatgaactagaaggtatcatgctaagttaaagaagtcatagaaagacaaattccTTGTGATTTCAACCACATGTGGAGTTTTTAAGAAACTAAAGAAGTGAAccaaggggaaagagagagaaacaaaccatgaaGCAAActcgtttttaaagattttatttatttgagacagatagTGAACAAGTGAGGGGGGGTTGCTagtggggcagggaagcagagggagaagcagactcccagctgcacagggagcccaacacagttCTCCattcccagactctgggatcatgacctgagccaaaggcatatgtttaaccagctaagccactcaggtgcccatgaaacagattcttaactatagagaacaaactagtggtcaccagaggaggggtgggtgggggatgggtggacTAGGTGGTGGGAATTAAGAAGTGTATTTGgtcatgatgagcacagggtgatctatggaagtgatgaatcactatattgtacacctgaaactaataatacactgtatgttaactgtattggtattaaaaataaagttaattaaaaatgtctttaccAGTCATAGAGCACAGTGAatatttatatgtggaatatgtATTATACAATGTACACTTCTGAATGTGCtctaaaattttgagaaaaaggaGTAGGTACAGGTCATTGAAACAGAGTTGGCAAATAGAGATACTGAAGCTGTATGATTGCTACATGGGGTTGCTAtaattttttctctactttcataTGTTTGAAATTGtctacaataaaaaaattaaagaaataaaatacattcatttttaagttttaaaaaatattagagatCCTTAGACCAGGCAACTGAAGTTCTAAAGATTTATTGTAGTAAAATCTGGATGTGAACTATGTCTGTATGGTGAATGAATTGCAAATAACTAAAAAGATTCCACAATAGAACATTATTTAAACAAATCATGTTTAGCCATTCtaaaaaactcaaaagaataCATAAGTACATACTTCCTGAAATAGAAAGATGTTTGAGACATAGTGTCCAGTGGAAAGACAGACTACAAAGTTTCACAATCCACACACAATACTAGTAGCTAATATTTCCAGGTCAGCTTTCTGTTGCcacttttgtgtattttattttattatttttatttttttaagattttatttatttatttgacagagatcacaagtaggcagagaggcagagagagagagggaggaagcaggctccccactgagcagaaagaccaacctggggctcgatcccaggaccctgggatcatgacctgagccgaaggcagaggctttaacccactgagccacccaggtgcccttacatagcctattttaaaaagaataaaagataaaagtaaattttaagttagcacttgaaatttttaaatttttttagagtaACTATAGAACATTTTGCAAAGGGAAATGTCAAAATAGAGCAAAGTTCTTCCTCCCCAACCAGCCAGTTCTGAAAGAAACCCCAGTGGAGACATCCAAAgtccaaataaaatcttcaccaCCATCCTCCTTCAATCAGGTGTTTCAATGTGCTTAACACACAAAAGCCTCTGTAGTGCATGATGAATCTCCTTATTCCTCAGGGTGTAGATCACAGGATTGAGAAGAGGGGTGACCACAGTGTAGAGCAGAGCAAAGACCTTGGAGAGGAGTGGGGAGTGGACGGCAGACGGTGCAATGTACAAGACCATGAGAGTTCCATAGAAGGTGGACACTACTGCCAGGTGGGAGGAACAAGTGGAGATAGCCCTCTGCCTCTGGGCCCCTGCAGGGACTCTTAACACAACTACCACAATCCGGGCATAGGATATCAGAATCAGTCCAAAGGGGATAGTGAGGCAGACCACAGAGAGAACAAATGTTGTCATCTGGGCAATGCTGGGATCTGAGCAGGCCAGGCCCATCAAAGGCATGAAGTCACAGTAAAAGTGGTCAATCTGGCTGGGGCCACAGAACCTCAGTTGGCCCATTAGGGCCACAACCAATCCATCCACCATGAAGCCAGAGAGCCAAGCTATGAGCACCAGCCCCAAGCACCCTCTGGGCCCCATCAGAAGGGGATAGTGGAGTGGATAGCAGATCGCCAGGTATCGATCATAGGCCATGACGGCCAGCATGAAGCATTCAGCTGTGGCTAGAGAACCGAAGATAAAGAACTGGAGCAGGCATCCAGCCACAGAGATGACTGCCTCCTGCAAGAAGCCCTGCAGCATTTTTGGCACCACTGTGGAGGTGTAGAAGATCTCCAGGAAGGACAAGTTAGccaggaagaaatacatgggtATGTGGAGCCTCTGTGAGctaaccaccaccacaatgaTTAGCACATTCCCCATGACAGTGGAGATGTAGATGACAGTGAACACAATAAAGAAAAGGAGATGCAGCTCAGCTATGTCATGGAAACCAAGGAGGACAAATTCTGTAATAGTTTGGTTTTCTAGAGCAACCATTTCAATAGGGATCATCCAAGCTGCTCTCTGGCAGAGATTAAAGGAGAGATTCTAGTGCATCTCTTCTCATACACCAACTCTGAGATAAGTAGggctaaaatgaaaacaatgatgtTGAGTATCCAGAATACAAGTCCCTTGCACATCCTCACCTGTCCCTCTTTGTAGTGGCTTACCTCTTGTCCAACTCCTGTTCCTGGGGCTGTCCTTAATTGTGCATGTTCTCACTCTAGAGATTTCATCCAAATACCAGCAGTCTTCAGAGCCCTCCACCCTGCTAATTCAACACAGTATTTCTGTGACACAGTGAAACCACAATCCTAATCTGTAGATCCAGCCACACATCCTCCCTCCTGAACACCCTCCAAATGCTTGCTAGACAGGCCCTACCCTCAGCTCAAAACATGATTAGCATGATCAAACATGAATTCCTCCATCCTTCCCAGTCACAATCAAACAGGTGAGTGGTGAAAAATTATGTCTTGATACTGAGCTTACCATATAATACTCATTTTCATCTGAAtgtcctctcccattccccaccTCCAATCAGTGACATCCCTCATACATTCTCTCCTCGTTGCACACCACTGCTTTCACAGCCCCTTCATGACCATCACAGTACAGTTACCTCTCTGTGGCCTGCTAGTCCCcaattttccctctcccttagcAAGACAACCTTCTTTAAATACTGGTTCCATCGATTCATTCAAGATTTTATATTGGAAATGTGACCAGTGACAGTGCAGGGAAGTATAGGTTCTGTGGGAACAGAGAGACCAAATACAAAGGAGTGGAGGAAGTGTGAGAATCTGGTCAGGGAAAGTAGATTGTGGGATCAGTTTCACAGGACAGGGAAGAGCTGGCCAGGCAACAGGCAGGAGAGTGGACAGAGCAATCTAAGCACGAGGCGCATCCATGGAAGCAAAGACATGTCATTGAGCTTTTAAGATCTAAAAATAGGTCTGTGTGTGTACAAGGAAAATCTCCTATGCTATGCAAAGGGATGTGTGGGTTTTATATTGAAAACAATGACAGTACATCAAATGATTGTGAGTATAATGGAAAGATCAAAAACAAACCCAAGATattcatttatacacacacacacacacacacagaggcatataTACATATCAAATCCTAACAGTGGATTTGCCTAACAAACATCAGTTGCCTGAGAGGTGGACCTGGATGGCTGAGAGCCAAATTGGGTGGGAGAGTTCACTTCACACTATTTTGTACTTCATGCCTGAAGCCACATCCGCCTTCTCCATAGAACCCAATGTCCCATTCTCCTGCCTGACCTgactaataaatatttgaaggtcCAGTTTAGGTTTCATCTCCTCCGTAAAACCTCCTTGACTAGTGGAGCCCTTTACTCCTTGAGCAATCATGCACTAAGTATATAATGTATAGGAGATATTATGCCAGGTGCTGAGTATTCTAGGTCAAATGAAACCTGTCCATATGCCTAAGGAGCTTACAATCTTGTGCAGAAAATGGACGCATCAACAAGTAACTGCAATACGCTAAAGGAGAGCACATGAATCTAACCTAATGTAAGAAACATTCCTGGGAGGAAGTGGCCCTGGACTGATGGGATGGCTGTGGAGAACAGAAGGTATTGTGGGGAGGACATttcagggaaaaggaaaatgagcagCAGAAACTGAAGTCAGAAACCATATAGAATGTGAAGAGCAGAAGGAGGTGCTGTGAGAAAGTAGCCAAGGACaattaaaagaatttcttttctggAGAAGCATTAGGATTGAGGCAAAGAACATGGAAGGTAAGGATGGAGAGATGGTCCAGGACCAGAGTGCAAGGGTCCTGTCCCGTCATGAGGAACTGGAACTCTATCCTATAAGCACCAGGTCACACCTGAGGCTTTTAGAAACTGGGGTGATGGGGTCTACCTGCACTTGAATGGTGCTGAGGAAGCTGGGCCCAAGGTAACCAGAATGGAAGAGGAAGAGTCCACACAGCTGGAACCTGGGGAGCACTGCCTTGAAGTGATCATTCATTATTCTGTTGTTTGCACTTTCTCCTTTTTGGAAAACTACTAGTTCCTCTATCACAGAGATTACAATCTATATCCACCATACTCAACAAAGTTCTAAACAAAGATGAAGCCTCAATAAACACTGATGTTTAAAACCACTTGTGCCACAACCAAAGCCCATGTGATGTGAACAGTGGGGGTTCTGCACTCCGTGAACCTAGAAATTCCAGAAGTTCTGTTACTGTCTTATTCCACATCCTGTACCTCAGTGTTCTTCTTGGTGGTATGAATTTGGCTTTCCTCTGAGGACCTTCTATAACCTCTATATCATTTATGCACCCTAAACCCAATGTGAATATTGGGTCCTTTCTACACCATTACTCTCCCAGGAGAGGTAGACATGCAAAACAGTCAAGAACCTCCAGTCATAAATAGCTCATTATCATCCCAGGAATTAGTGTCAAAAGTAGATCATACTGACACAGCCATTTATCCCTATAGTCAACCAAGATTTGCATCCCTATAGATTCCACTCACTCACTCTCCAGGTCATAAATGAAGTGGAATCCTTCTTTCCTGTGACAGCATTCAGCTGGCTGAAACCAGAAAGCAGCACAATGGAGAACAACACGATGAGGACAAACATAAGTTTCATGATTTTGTTGTGAAATTCATGTGTGCCTATTGAAATCCATTTCATGACATTGTCTAAAGGAGCAATATGCTATTTCCTTCATTCCAACTATCCTGGAGAGGAAGCAGGATTTCAGGGAACAGATTTCAGGGAACACAGAGTGAGGATGAGAACAAGTcaggggaaacaaaagaaaagaagtcccATTGACCTCCAAGTGCCAAAACATCAGCAGTCAGAGACATATGTCCCTGACTGGCAATCTCTAGGGTACCAGTAAGACCTCAGTCTTGGCAAAACCcagccccccaacacacacacacacacacacacacacacactcacaataTGAGGAGAACAAACACATTACAATGTCCCCGATGCTATTAACCTTCATTAGGCCACTGAATAAATGCTAAACAATGCTATCCTATCCAGGAATGTGGTCAGAAAACAAGAGATGAGAATGGAAACAAAGAGTGAAATATAAATGTTAGGAGGGCTCGGGGTATTAAGCCATTTTTAGAAGGCCAATGTGGTGTGATCCACCTATACATGAGCTAATTAACCCCAATTTCCAACCCCCGTGGAATATCTAACTTCAATGTGTGTGGTCACAGAATCCACTAGTAGAGTTTCTGGAAATATGGCTGTATTCTATCTCCCAAATCAGATTGTTCTTGggagtttttttaaaagttcattcttgtaaaaactgattttttattttaagataaccCTGGCCTTTCAGACCACAGCATCCCAGACCTGTTTTTCAAGGAAAAGGGTGGGGGCAAAAGGAAAGCAGAGGTATGGGGTGTGTGCAGGGCCACTGGAGGAAAGGTCACTATTGCCTAGAAAGAGAGACCATCAAATAGGGAAGGAGCTAAGTTTTGTGCTTGAAAACTCCATTCTAACagagagggaaatgaaaatagtGCAAATTATCCATTTTCTGAAAAACACCCAATCACAGGCTCAACCCTATATAGGTAAAAGTCATAGCAGGGGGTCTTCAGTTAAAACTCTCACCACTGGTggaaatgcaatttttattttttctttggaaacTGTGAATTTGATTATTccttagaaaatgaagaaagtttattcccacatatttcaaaatatctagtaaatgtgttgtttttataaacagaaaacaaacagtaaataaattttcattagTTTGGATTCTTAATTTAATTCTCTTTAGCTTTCTTTTGGCATTTACTCTgtaataaagtagaaaatataccaaaaatgtTTAAGGAAAACATCATGATGTTAGGCATATGCCATATCTATTATCCCATGagaaataggataaacctccattGTGAAGGAAAATGGTGTGAATGTGTCCTTCTCAAACCAATGCTGTCCTCATGATGATTTGTGGTCCACTTCCAGGAGACAAGGAAATGAGCAGGGTGCAGAAGGGAGATTGAAACCCAGCTTCTTAAGGTCCCAGTGATAGAAATGGCAACAATAGGATTCTGGAGGAAGACTGTAGTATTTCCTTAAAGACCTCTGAAGAAGAGACCTTTTGCCTCTCTGAGTTAAAGGAAATGTGTTACTGATTAGAGGAGAAAACTCTGCAAAGACCAATTCCTTAGTTTTCTAAAAAGATCTGTGAACCAAGCTGCAAAGAATTATACAAAAATAGGAAACTCACCTGAAATAACAATCCGAAAGGAAAATAGTGAGGAGAATATGTGTTAAGGTGGGCTGAGGGCTTCACAATATTGATGTTTCCTGCCTTCAGTGCTCTCCCTCTGTGAGCTTAAGCTGAAGTCATGCACAGCACTGATTAGCAACAGCTTACCAGTCACTCTCTGTGCCCCAAATCCATTCTGTCCTCCACTCTCCATCTCCCCTGCTAGAACCCAGATCCCTGTGCCCTTTCCTTGCAGGTCCTTCCTCTATCATAGGGAAGCTAACAATTGCCCAGAGGGGAGAGGCAACCACCTGAGAGCCAATTATAGATTTTCTGGAGAGCAGTCCTAAATGCACAAGAAAGACCAGCCTCCTGAGACATTTGTCTCTTTCTAGAGGAGGTCCCTGAGCTATTGGCTTGaccaaaaa
The DNA window shown above is from Neovison vison isolate M4711 chromosome 11, ASM_NN_V1, whole genome shotgun sequence and carries:
- the LOC122890415 gene encoding olfactory receptor 11A1, producing the protein MIPIEMVALENQTITEFVLLGFHDIAELHLLFFIVFTVIYISTVMGNVLIIVVVVSSQRLHIPMYFFLANLSFLEIFYTSTVVPKMLQGFLQEAVISVAGCLLQFFIFGSLATAECFMLAVMAYDRYLAICYPLHYPLLMGPRGCLGLVLIAWLSGFMVDGLVVALMGQLRFCGPSQIDHFYCDFMPLMGLACSDPSIAQMTTFVLSVVCLTIPFGLILISYARIVVVVLRVPAGAQRQRAISTCSSHLAVVSTFYGTLMVLYIAPSAVHSPLLSKVFALLYTVVTPLLNPVIYTLRNKEIHHALQRLLCVKHIETPD